In uncultured Trichococcus sp., a single genomic region encodes these proteins:
- a CDS encoding DUF6075 family protein — translation MSTDNYTKLLIKDKTAETDVERKALFRILSNDDLYRKVTHLYDFKEHSIKPESLENGEVDLSSSSRKLVMAAFNLYNGHYKADICDTFASLDDENFDLVIQAIKIRFKQDE, via the coding sequence ATGTCCACCGACAATTACACAAAGCTACTTATCAAGGACAAGACCGCTGAAACTGATGTCGAACGTAAGGCCTTATTTCGTATCTTATCAAATGACGACTTATACAGAAAAGTGACGCACCTATATGATTTCAAGGAACACTCTATTAAACCGGAATCCCTGGAAAACGGAGAAGTGGACTTAAGTAGCAGTTCACGCAAATTAGTTATGGCGGCGTTTAACCTATACAATGGGCACTACAAAGCCGATATATGTGATACCTTCGCCAGTCTTGACGACGAAAACTTCGACTTAGTGATCCAAGCCATAAAAATCCGCTTCAAACAGGACGAGTAG